The Triticum aestivum cultivar Chinese Spring chromosome 3A, IWGSC CS RefSeq v2.1, whole genome shotgun sequence genome includes a region encoding these proteins:
- the LOC123059454 gene encoding RNA-binding NOB1-like protein, translating into MEEAWPALGLAAGDAAFWPPPPPGTIAPTPVAWGAAAMAQRETVAKESSAQAVSRIVSSCANSSGLAVAVVNANASTVGRLVTMPEVLEEVCNAAAHRRLALLPTPVEPAPEFLKLQSECPASLAPECSKSFDQV; encoded by the exons ATGGAAGAAGCGTGGCCAGCCCTCGGCCTGGCGGCCGGCGACGCGGCCTTCTGGCCCCCGCCTCCCCCCGGCACCATCGCCCCGACCCCCGTGGCGTGGGGCGCGGCCGCGATGGCGCAGCGGGAGACGGTGGCCAAGGAGTCATCCGCGCAGGCGGTAAGCCGGATCGTGTCCAGCTGCGCCAACTCGAGCGGCCTGGCCGTGGCCGTCGTCAACGCCAACGCCTCCACCGTGGGCCGGCTGGTCACTATGCCCGAGGTCCTCGAGGAGGTGTGCAACGCCGCAGCGCACCGGAGGCTCGCGCTCCTGCCCACCCCCGTCGAGCCCGCCCCTGAGTTCCTCAAG CTACAGTCAGAATGCCCTGCAAGTTTAGCTCCAGAATGCTCCAAATCATTTGATCAAGTTTAG